In the genome of candidate division WOR-3 bacterium, the window ATGGTACCCTGATCGACTCGGCGCAGGATATAGTTGCCTCGGCACGGTACGCGCTGGGGAGCGTGTTCCCGGGGCGCGACCTGCCCGACCCCGAAGACGTTCTGGCCCAGATCGGCAGGCCGCTGGAGGCAATGGTGCGTGAACTGGGCTTTGCGGCGGGCGAGGGCGAAGCTCGGCGATTCGCAGACGCATACCGGGACCACTACGCGGAGCATTTCAACGCTCACACCCAACCCTACCCGGGGGTGGAGGAATTGCTCACCTACCTGAAGGCGTCCGGGGTCAGGCTGGCCCTGGTAACGACCAAACACCAGTCGCAGGCCGACTTCACGCTCGCAGCCTTCGGCCTGACGGGCTACTTCGATTATGTTCACGGTTGGCAGGAGGGCCGTGAACACAAACCGCATCCGGAGCCGGTCCTGACCGCCCTCGCGCGTCTGGCCGTGCCGCCCGGCGCGGCGATCATGGTCGGGGATTCCGAGTTCGACATTCAGTCTGCGAAGGCGGCCGGGGTTGATACCTGTGCGGTTACCTACGGATTCCGGCCGGCCTGGCTGCTCAGGTCTTTCCGGCCCGATTTTCTCGTCGCGCGCGCTACGGATGTCGCGCCGATCGTCGTTTCGCAGGACGCGGAATGAAGCGGCGGCTGTCGCACAATGCGACTACCGCTGCCACGAGACACGTCAGCTGCTCCGCGGCTTCCGCGGTATCCCGACGCGCGGGGCCGCAAACGACAGTCCGGCAACAGGATATGCCAACGCTTGGGCAGGCCGCATCGGAACGGAAGCTGCAGGAATGCCGGGGTTGCGATGTTTCCGAGAAGCGGGACGCTTGTACCCAGACACTTGACTGCGTTGGGAGCGGAAGTAGAATGCAGCTCGATGCCCCCTGCACAGCCGGGAGACGCAACGGTCCCTGCGTTTGAGGTCCGGGCCGGAACGGTGGAGCTGCTTTCCGGATGAATCCACGGACGAACCCCGCATTTCCTTTTGTCGCCGACATTGCCTTCCAGGACGGCGACTTTGTGTTTGCCACTGACCGGTTCGGATGCCTCGTCTACTGGAACAAGGAGGCCGAACGGATATCCGGCTACAGGGCAGAGGAGGTACTGGGAAAGCCGTACGCTCTCGCCTGCCGAATCGAGCCGGACGCCACCACTGTAGATCTCGCGGCCATCCTCGGGGGGCGCGACTTCGCGGGAGGCGTTCGCTGCCATTCGCGGAGTGGTGGAGCCTTCGCGCTCTACCTGTTCGCGACCGCGGGACGCGATCCCGCCGGCCTGCCGGCCGGGGTCGTGTTCGTCGGCCGGGACGTGACCGGTCTCTGGCGGGCCGAGGAGGCGGCCGCGGCATCCACCAACAAATACCGCGCTCTCTTCGAGCACAGCATCGATTCGGTGGCGATAGCCGAAATGGACGGACGAGTGATTGAGGCCAACCCCGCGTGCCTGCGGCTATACGGCTACACGGCCGACGACGTCCGGGGGATGAAGCTCGCCGACGTGGTGGCGCCGGAAGACCGTGGCGCTGGCGCCGACGCGATGGAGAAACTGGCGGCGGGCCGGCTCGTGGTCAAGACTATCCGAATGCGCCGAAAAGACGGGTCGAGGTTCGTCGCGGACCTCGTCGCGTCGGTCATGACGGTAGGCGGCGAACGGCGGATAATGTCGGTCACGCGCGACGTGACCGATCGAGTGCGCGCCGAGCAGGCGCGGAGCCAATCGGAGAGGATCTATCGCACGGTGTTCGAATCGGCCAACGACGCCGTGTTCATCGAGTCGGTGGACGGGCGCATTCTCGACGTCAACCGAAACGGTTGCGGCCTGCTCGGCTACCGCAAGGACGAATTGTTGAAAATGAAGGTGGCGGACCTGGTTCCGCCAGAGGCACGCACCTGGCTGCCGCACGTGACCGACGCGATTCTGCGCGACAGGGCCTTCCGCTCCGAGGCGGTCAACTTGCACAAGGACGGACGGCACATCCCGGTGGAAATCAGCGCCGCGACGATGGAACTGGACGGCAAGACCGCCGTGCTGGTAATCGTGCGGGACATCTCCGAACGCAAGCGTGCCGAACAGGGGCTGCGCGAGAGCGAGGAGAAGTTTCGGAGCGTCGCGGAGCAATCGCCCAACATGATCTTCATCAACCAGTCGGGTCGGGTGGTCTACACCAACCAGAAGAGCGCCGACACCATGGGGTACGCCCAGGAGGAATTCTACTCACCCGGATTCGACTTCATGCAGCTCATCGCGCCGGAGTCGGTGGAGCAGATCAAGGCAGTCTACGCCCGCCACGTCCGGGGCGAGGACGTGGAGCCGTACGAGTACACGTTACTTACGAAAGACGGGCGGCGGATCGAGTCCATCATCACGACCAAGCTCATCGAGTACCGCGGGGCGAAAGCGATCCTCGGCATCATCACTGACATAACAGAGCGTGTCAAGGCTGACCGCGACCTGCGCGAAGAGAAGGAGAGGTCGCAGACCTACCTGGCGCTGGCCGGAGTGATGCTCGTAGCGCTTGACGCCGCCGGCAGCATCACCCTGCTGAATCGGCGGGCCTGCGAAGTGCTGGGGGTCGTAGAGGCGGAGGCGCTGGGCCGCAACTGGTTCGACAACTACATTCCGGAACGCAGCCGCCTACGGGTCAAAGAGGCATTCGCATCGCTGATGGCAGGCAGAATTGAGCCGGTGGAGCGCTTCGAGAACCCGGTGCTCGGTGCCGGCGGCGAGGAGCGGCTGGTAGTCTGGCACAACGTGCTGCTGCGCGACCGACAAGGCCGTCCGACCGGCACCCTGAGTTCCGGGGAGGACGTGACCGAGCGGGAGCGGGCTGTGAATGCACTGCGCGAGAGCGAGGAGAAGTATCGCAGCGTGGTCGAGCGGGCGAGCGACGGCATCTGTGTTGTACAAGACGGTCGGATCGAGTATCTCAACCCGAGGCTGGCCGAGATTGCCGGGTACGCACCGGAGGAGCTGGTCGGCAAACAGTTCATTGAATACCTGCATCCGGACGACCGGGCAACCGTGGTCGACCGATACCGTCGTCGGCTCGCCGGCGAAAACCCGCCCTCCACGTACAGGGTCAGAATACTGACACGGAGTGGTGAAGCAGCGCCGGTGGAGATCAACGCCGCGCTTTCGACCTTTGAGGATGCACCGGCCGACATAGTGCTGGTGCGCGACATCACCGAGCGGGCTCAGGCCGAGCAGGCGCTGCGCGAGTCCGAGCGGCACTACCGTTCCGCGCTGGAAGCGATGCGGGATCCGGTTCACGTCGCCGATGCCGACCTGCGGATTGTCATGGTGAACCGGGCATTTGCGCTCTGGCTGCAGCAGAGCGGGCTCGACGACGCAGTGCTGGGGAAGACCGTTTTCGAGGCCTTCCCCTTCCTGCCAGACCGAGTCAGGGAAGAGTACCGGCGGGTCTTCGAGAACGGCGAGACGGTCGTTACCGAGGAAGAGACCGCTGTCGGCGGACGGTCCTTCTACACCGAGACGACCAAGACGCCGGTGACCGAGCAAGGCCGGGTGGCTCGCGTTCTGACCGTGGTCAGGGACTTGACCGAGCAGAAAAGGCTCGTGCGGGTCGCCGAGGAGACCGGCGACGTGCTCCGCGCCGTCCTTGACAACTCGCCGGAAGCGATTGCCGGCGAGTGCGAGAACGTGCTGGTGTACGCCAACCAGCGATTTGCCCGGCTGTTTGGCTACGACGCGCCGGCCGACATCATCGGCCGGCCCGCCAGCGACTTCGACGCGCCCCTGGACCGGGAGCGAATGGTCGGATACACCCGGCTGCGCGAGCAGGGAAAAGATGCTCCGACCAGCTACTCGTTCCACGGCCTCAGGCGTGACGGGACCCTCATCCCGCTGGAGGCGACCATCAGCACCTATTGGTCGCTCGGCCGACTGCACGTGCTCGGGTTCATCCGCGAGGTAGAGGCGGGCCGCGCCGGCAGCTGAGGCGAGCCCCGCGGACGGCCCTGCGTTGACATTCCCTCCACCGCCCCTATGCTGAATTGATGTCGGTTTCGTCCCAAGACCAGAACGGCGTCTTCCGCGAGCACCTCGCCCGCGCTGCCCGCGCCACCTTCTACCTGCGGGTTCTTTTCTCGCTGGCGCTGCTCTTTCACGCCGGGTTCGGTCCCGGTCTGCTGCTGCGGTTTCGTCTCACCGGCTGTGGCTCGGTCGAGCCCGTGGCGCAGCTCTACGCTTTCCGGCCCGTGATCTACGCCTACCTGCATGTGGCTCTGGTCGCGGTCCTGGGCGCTTTGTGCCGGCGGGCGGTCGGTCTGTTTGAAGCCGAGTACCTGCAGGACACAGCGCACGAGGTTGCGCGAGGGGGACGCGAGAGCGACCTGCGGCTGCTCCGCATCAGTCCGAGGCCTTTCGTATTGTCGAGCCACATCGCCGTGGACACGGTCATCTTCAGCGCGGCCCTGCTCGCCTTTTCCTTCTGGATCGTGATACTGGCCGAAACCACGCCCGCCAATATGCTAAGCTACCAGGTAGCCGGCATCGTGCTCGGCTCCTACGGTCTTTTCGCCTCGCTCATCATCATGGGCCTCGTCTGGTTCAATGCCGCGCGGCGGCTCGCCCGGCTCAAGGCTGACGCCAGTGCGCCGAGTAGCGAGCACCAGGTCTGATCATCCGGTTCGGAGCGCGTGCCTGCGCTACTACCTGAGCCGGTAGAGCCGCAACTTCCACGGACTTTTCGTCTCCGCCACCAGCGTGCGGTCCGGGAACCGTGACAGCAGGCCCTCGAAGATTGTGAGCACCACCGGGTTGTCGGAGCCGGGCCGCACGGCCAGCCCGGCGTAGAGAGGGCGGTCGCCAGCGAGGACCGAGTCGAGCGGGATCGGTACGTTGAACTCGACAAAGCGGCGGTAGTCGCGCCAGCCCCAGGCGTAACTCACCAGTTCGGACACACCCGCGTCGCACAACAGCAGGGCGGACGCAGGCACGTTGTCGAGCAGCAGTCGCTGGTAACCGGCCTGTACCCTCAGGTAGCGGTCGTGGCGTAGCTGAATGGCGATGCTCAGCAGTGCCATGCACGTGACCGCCGCGTACTTGAGCCATCCGGCGCGAAGCCGTCCGAGCAGGCGGTCGGCGGCCAGGATGAAGCCCATGATGAAGAAAGGCAGTCCGGGCAGGAGGTAGCGGAGTCCGAGGGTCAGGCGGGCCGGCAATTCCGGCGCGTCGTAGGTGAACGAGAAGAGGCAGTAGACGCCGAGCAGCGTGTATGCGGGGAGGCCCAGGAGCAGCCGTCGTCCCTTGCCCGCAACGAGCGGAGCGGCCAGCATGAGCGGATAGAGTATCAGGAGCGCGGTTCCGTAGTACCGGGCGTTGTGGAGGAAGAAGGCGGGGGAGAAGGTGCCGGTCAGATACATCGGGAATGAGATCGGTGAACCGTAGGCGTACGCGTTGTAGGCTGCTATCAGGCCGGCCAGGGGCGCGAAGCCGGCCATCAGCATCAGGGCCAACCGCAGACGCGGACCGTCCGGCCGCAGCGCGAGTATCAGGAACACCGGGGCGAACACCGCGTTGGAGTAGCGGACGAGGCAGGCGAGGCCAAGGAGGAATCCCGAACCGATCAGCCACCTGCCCCGGCGCAGCAGGCAATAGAACGCGGCGAGAACCAGGGTCGCGGCCAGCAGGTCGCTCATAACGGTGCGAGAGAGGATAACCACTGCGGGGTAGAACAGGTAGAGCAGCGCCCACGCCGGGTCGATTTCGGGGTCCAGCCGCTTCATTATCAGGACCATGAACGTGGTCCCGGCGAGCGCGAGCAGCATTCCGGAGACAAAGACCAGTCGCCAGCCCAAGAGCGTGAACGGCAGGAGAAACAGCGAGGTGCCGGGCGGGTACTTGCTGGCCAGTCGGCCGCCCGTTTCGACCGTCATGTGGGGGGCCGGGACAGACGACCCTTCGTAGGAGAGCCGGCCGGTCCGGAACAGGAAAGCCCCGGTCAGATAGGCGTCTTCGTCGACGATGGCGGTCGTGCGCGGGTAGAGCGCCAGAAAGGTCAGCACATACAG includes:
- a CDS encoding HAD-IA family hydrolase; the encoded protein is MRILRYSAALFDLDGTLIDSAQDIVASARYALGSVFPGRDLPDPEDVLAQIGRPLEAMVRELGFAAGEGEARRFADAYRDHYAEHFNAHTQPYPGVEELLTYLKASGVRLALVTTKHQSQADFTLAAFGLTGYFDYVHGWQEGREHKPHPEPVLTALARLAVPPGAAIMVGDSEFDIQSAKAAGVDTCAVTYGFRPAWLLRSFRPDFLVARATDVAPIVVSQDAE
- a CDS encoding PAS domain S-box protein, with the protein product MNPRTNPAFPFVADIAFQDGDFVFATDRFGCLVYWNKEAERISGYRAEEVLGKPYALACRIEPDATTVDLAAILGGRDFAGGVRCHSRSGGAFALYLFATAGRDPAGLPAGVVFVGRDVTGLWRAEEAAAASTNKYRALFEHSIDSVAIAEMDGRVIEANPACLRLYGYTADDVRGMKLADVVAPEDRGAGADAMEKLAAGRLVVKTIRMRRKDGSRFVADLVASVMTVGGERRIMSVTRDVTDRVRAEQARSQSERIYRTVFESANDAVFIESVDGRILDVNRNGCGLLGYRKDELLKMKVADLVPPEARTWLPHVTDAILRDRAFRSEAVNLHKDGRHIPVEISAATMELDGKTAVLVIVRDISERKRAEQGLRESEEKFRSVAEQSPNMIFINQSGRVVYTNQKSADTMGYAQEEFYSPGFDFMQLIAPESVEQIKAVYARHVRGEDVEPYEYTLLTKDGRRIESIITTKLIEYRGAKAILGIITDITERVKADRDLREEKERSQTYLALAGVMLVALDAAGSITLLNRRACEVLGVVEAEALGRNWFDNYIPERSRLRVKEAFASLMAGRIEPVERFENPVLGAGGEERLVVWHNVLLRDRQGRPTGTLSSGEDVTERERAVNALRESEEKYRSVVERASDGICVVQDGRIEYLNPRLAEIAGYAPEELVGKQFIEYLHPDDRATVVDRYRRRLAGENPPSTYRVRILTRSGEAAPVEINAALSTFEDAPADIVLVRDITERAQAEQALRESERHYRSALEAMRDPVHVADADLRIVMVNRAFALWLQQSGLDDAVLGKTVFEAFPFLPDRVREEYRRVFENGETVVTEEETAVGGRSFYTETTKTPVTEQGRVARVLTVVRDLTEQKRLVRVAEETGDVLRAVLDNSPEAIAGECENVLVYANQRFARLFGYDAPADIIGRPASDFDAPLDRERMVGYTRLREQGKDAPTSYSFHGLRRDGTLIPLEATISTYWSLGRLHVLGFIREVEAGRAGS
- a CDS encoding glycosyltransferase family 39 protein, encoding MKPRYGRSAGLVVVGALLYVLTFLALYPRTTAIVDEDAYLTGAFLFRTGRLSYEGSSVPAPHMTVETGGRLASKYPPGTSLFLLPFTLLGWRLVFVSGMLLALAGTTFMVLIMKRLDPEIDPAWALLYLFYPAVVILSRTVMSDLLAATLVLAAFYCLLRRGRWLIGSGFLLGLACLVRYSNAVFAPVFLILALRPDGPRLRLALMLMAGFAPLAGLIAAYNAYAYGSPISFPMYLTGTFSPAFFLHNARYYGTALLILYPLMLAAPLVAGKGRRLLLGLPAYTLLGVYCLFSFTYDAPELPARLTLGLRYLLPGLPFFIMGFILAADRLLGRLRAGWLKYAAVTCMALLSIAIQLRHDRYLRVQAGYQRLLLDNVPASALLLCDAGVSELVSYAWGWRDYRRFVEFNVPIPLDSVLAGDRPLYAGLAVRPGSDNPVVLTIFEGLLSRFPDRTLVAETKSPWKLRLYRLR